A stretch of Streptomyces vietnamensis DNA encodes these proteins:
- a CDS encoding alpha/beta hydrolase, with translation MPSPSDRTGSPQGLLPLVYGSHPDQVADLHLPARPATGRLPLVLFFHGGFWRAAHDRRHTAAFADALARDCDCAVVNVEYRRVGAGGGWPATLTDTARAVDLLPELASRAAPGRIDTGRVVYAGHSAGGHLALWAAARHRLPDGAPGRTDAPAPIRGVLALAPTADLAHADRLGSGRGAVADFLGGSSGQVPARYAAADPSVLGTPAGRTVVVHGTHDEALPIDMARAYTRTTGTTLTEIPHGSHFDVIDPDSTAWPHIAQALGALIGIGKMV, from the coding sequence GTGCCTTCCCCCAGCGACCGGACAGGAAGCCCGCAGGGACTCCTCCCACTGGTCTACGGTTCCCACCCCGACCAGGTCGCCGATCTCCACCTCCCGGCCCGGCCGGCAACGGGTCGCCTGCCGCTGGTCCTCTTCTTCCACGGCGGCTTCTGGCGCGCCGCCCACGACCGGCGGCACACCGCCGCATTCGCGGACGCCCTCGCCCGGGACTGCGACTGCGCCGTGGTCAACGTCGAGTACCGCCGCGTCGGCGCGGGCGGCGGCTGGCCGGCGACCCTGACCGACACCGCCCGGGCGGTCGACCTGCTTCCCGAACTGGCCTCCCGGGCCGCGCCGGGGCGTATCGACACCGGACGCGTCGTCTACGCCGGGCATTCCGCCGGTGGTCACCTCGCCCTGTGGGCGGCCGCCCGCCACCGCCTCCCCGACGGCGCCCCCGGCCGCACCGACGCGCCTGCCCCGATCCGCGGCGTCCTCGCCCTCGCCCCCACCGCAGACCTGGCCCACGCCGACCGGCTCGGCAGCGGCCGGGGTGCCGTCGCGGACTTCCTCGGCGGCAGCTCCGGCCAAGTCCCCGCGCGGTACGCCGCCGCCGACCCCTCCGTACTCGGCACCCCGGCGGGCCGTACCGTCGTCGTCCACGGCACCCACGACGAAGCCCTGCCCATCGACATGGCCCGCGCCTACACCCGTACCACCGGCACCACGCTCACCGAGATCCCCCACGGCAGCCACTTCGACGTCATCGACCCGGACTCGACCGCATGGCCGCACATCGCCCAGGCCCTGGGAGCCCTCATCGGGATCGGCAAAATGGTTTGA
- a CDS encoding DHA2 family efflux MFS transporter permease subunit: MTEGTMLPPQATPARVTAVLRILVLSTFVVLLNETIMVNAIPRLMREFEVTAAAAGWLSTAFMLTMAVVIPVTGWFLQRVTTRTAFGLAMALFLAGTALAAAAPAFPVLLAARVIQASGTAVMMPLLMTTLMTLVPPNDRGRVMGNITLVISVAPALGPAASGVLLQLGTWRLLFLAVLPIAGAMAIFGRRKLVNIGEPQAGPIDWLSVPLAAAGFGALVYGLSGLGAEGSAQAPVPPAATTLAGAVLVGLFVWRQLALQRSSTPLLDLRALTFRHFSVALGLMCLSFMALMGAFILLPIYLQEVCGLTSLQTGLLLIPGGLTMGLLGPQVGKLYDRLGAPRLVVPGAALTALCLALFAFTGEQTSPWLVLALHVALSAGMAFVFTPVFTSGLSVLPPHLYPHGSAILGSLQQVAAAAGTALVISVMSGHAATAAAGGADTTGALATGIRWGFGTGAVLGALAVLVALLVRTPPTPQQPAEPETQDEDGTATNNTAHTPT; this comes from the coding sequence ATGACGGAAGGCACCATGCTCCCACCACAGGCAACACCCGCCCGCGTCACCGCCGTGCTGCGGATTCTCGTGCTGTCCACGTTCGTCGTCCTCCTCAACGAGACGATCATGGTCAATGCCATCCCGCGGCTCATGCGCGAGTTCGAGGTCACCGCGGCAGCCGCGGGGTGGCTGTCCACGGCCTTCATGCTGACCATGGCCGTCGTCATCCCGGTGACGGGGTGGTTCCTCCAGCGCGTGACGACCCGGACCGCCTTCGGCCTGGCCATGGCGCTGTTCCTCGCCGGCACGGCCCTGGCCGCCGCCGCGCCCGCCTTCCCCGTGCTGCTGGCCGCCCGCGTCATCCAGGCCAGTGGCACCGCCGTCATGATGCCGCTGCTCATGACGACGCTGATGACCCTCGTGCCCCCGAACGACCGCGGCCGCGTCATGGGCAACATCACCCTCGTCATCTCCGTCGCACCCGCCCTCGGCCCTGCGGCCTCCGGTGTGCTGCTGCAACTGGGCACATGGCGCCTGCTGTTCCTGGCCGTGCTGCCCATCGCCGGAGCCATGGCCATATTCGGCCGGCGCAAACTGGTCAACATCGGCGAGCCGCAGGCCGGCCCGATCGACTGGTTGTCCGTCCCCCTGGCGGCAGCGGGCTTCGGTGCCCTCGTCTACGGCCTGAGCGGGCTCGGTGCCGAGGGCTCGGCCCAGGCCCCCGTACCCCCGGCGGCCACGACCCTGGCCGGCGCCGTGCTGGTGGGCCTGTTCGTATGGCGGCAGCTGGCACTGCAGCGCAGCTCCACACCGCTCCTCGACCTGCGCGCCCTGACGTTCCGTCACTTCTCCGTGGCGCTCGGCCTGATGTGCCTCTCCTTCATGGCCCTCATGGGCGCCTTCATCCTGCTGCCGATCTACCTGCAGGAGGTGTGCGGCCTGACCTCACTGCAGACCGGGCTGCTCCTCATCCCCGGCGGCCTGACCATGGGCCTGCTCGGACCACAGGTCGGCAAGCTCTACGACCGACTCGGTGCACCACGCCTCGTCGTACCCGGAGCCGCACTCACAGCGCTCTGCCTCGCCCTGTTCGCCTTCACGGGCGAACAGACCTCGCCGTGGCTCGTACTCGCACTCCACGTGGCCCTGAGCGCGGGCATGGCGTTCGTCTTCACCCCCGTCTTCACCTCCGGCCTGTCCGTACTGCCGCCGCACCTCTACCCCCACGGCTCCGCCATCCTGGGCTCGCTCCAGCAGGTCGCGGCCGCCGCGGGCACCGCCCTGGTCATCAGCGTCATGTCGGGACACGCCGCCACGGCGGCAGCCGGCGGCGCCGACACCACCGGAGCCCTGGCCACGGGCATCCGGTGGGGATTCGGCACCGGTGCCGTGCTCGGCGCCCTGGCGGTGCTGGTCGCGCTGCTGGTGCGCACCCCGCCCACTCCGCAACAGCCTGCTGAGCCGGAGACCCAGGACGAAGACGGCACCGCGACGAACAACACCGCCCACACGCCCACCTGA